A window of Natronococcus sp. CG52 genomic DNA:
GTTGGTTTAGAGGGGATACTGCGCTATAATTCTGAAAATTCGGGTAGCAAAATCCGGTCAATCACCTCTACTGGAATCCTCGATACGCGTTATGTCTGAAAATATCTCTTTTAGTAAGCGCGCAAACATGACTCCGAAACGCCCTATAATACATAGATATTTTCTAGATTGGTTGATACTGTACGGGGGAAATATATTTATACGTCCTTGTGCTGTAAATTTGCCATGGTATTCGAACGCGGCCCTCAAGGGAAACTCCATGCCCCGGCATACCGGAATGGCTGTTATCATGGACGGTTAACCGACTGTTGTTTCCTTTGCATGGGGCGCATTGCCCTCTCCTCGACGACGTCTCCACTCCGATACCGAGCCGCTCAACGCGACGATGACCACGACCTTCTCGGTGAGCGCGTCGTGGTCCCGTGCGTCGATCGTTCGTCTGCCTCGTACGAACTCGATTACAGGAGAGGGATAATCAACGACATCTACGTGCTCTCCGGGGACGATCCCGATCTGCTGACGGTCAAAATCGGTGAGGATGAGTACATCCATATCAATCTGGCACCAAATGAACGGCGAGGAGCCGTCGAAGTACAAACAGAGTCGCATCCTGGTAAGCTGTGACGAAGGAGTTCCTCGAATCAATCTTGCGGTGAGTTGAGCTTCAGAACGAGGTAGTTCGGATATGCCGTGTGCTTCGAGATGCCACGGGACGCCACCGATCACTGACGAAGGAATCTGTGGCGGTTCTCGCAGGTGTTCACGAGAGCGTCATCGGTCACGTCGGTGTCGGAACGGGTGACGGCGGATGGCCGCCACCTCTCTCGGTCGCTTCCGTCGTCGATGGTGTATTCGGGGGTACCGAGGCTGACACTCCCGTCGCCGTACGCAACGATATCCTCGGCGGCGTCTTCAAGGTCATCTCACACAAGAAATCGAACTCGTCCGCCATCCCGACGGATGAGCGACAGGACTGGCGGTTTGTCTCCGTCTCTACTTTCTCGCCTTTTTGAGTCCGCGCGGGCCCGAACCCTCATCCTCTTTCCCTCGCCTTTCTCACCAGCCGTGACGTAGACCTCGTCGGCTTCACACGTCGTAGCGGTCGCATTCGTCGATATTGCCGCTCACGTCCCGTTGCTATAGCACGTACTGCTGGGAACCTTTGTCGGTCGCTCCACGGTTCCACGTCGTCACTCTCGTAGTGGACACAACACGTTACCGTCCCGCCCGCTTCGGCGAGATGGAGACGCTCGAAGCATCGCCTACGCGGAGGGAGAAAGATCTGGGCTGACTTATTGCCACCGTTGTATACCGCGCTCATCGACGAGCGTGTCGCCGATTTGGACCCCGATTCGATGGACTCTCGAGTCAGGCGAACTCGACGAAGACCTCGAGCCAGTCCGCAACCTGCCGAGGAAGTAGAAATCCCTCGCGAACGTGTTCCCGCCCGTTTTGGCCGAACGACTTCCGTTGTTCTTCGTCCTCGAGCAGCGCTTCGGTTCGTTCCGCCAGCGCTTCGATGCTGTCCGGTTCCACGAGGTAGCCGTTCTCTCCGTCGACGATCTGCAGTGGAATGCCGCCGACGTTCGAACCGACGACCGGCGTCCGCTTCCAGAGCGCCTCGGCGACGACGAGGCCGAACCCCTCTCGCAGCGACTTCTGGACGACGACGTCCGATCGACGCTGCAGAACGTTCATCGTGGTATTCGGGAGATCCGCCAGGAGGTGTACGTCCGGATCGTCGGCCGCCTCGACTGCGACTCGGTCGTAGATCTCTCTCCCTTCCGGATCGTCGGCGGCCATGCCGCCGACCAGCGCTAGCTGGAGGTCCGGTATCCGCTCGGAGATCCGTCGGTAGGCCTCGAGCGTGCCGAACTGGTCCTTCCACGGATCGAACCGGGACACGTGGGCCACGAGCGGTGCGTCGAACGAGATCGGCAGTTGCTCGCACTCGGCCGTGATCGTCTCGTCGTCGAGGTCGCGGTTCTTCGGAGCGAGCGGATCGATCGACGGATAGACGACGCTCGAATCGCGAACGGAAACCTCGCTCTCGTAGGCCGAGCGGCTGAATACCGCGTGATCGACGCGCTCGGTGTAGTCGGAGACGAACGCGAGATGCTCGTGAGACGGGTCGCTCAGGTCGATGTGACAGCGCCAGACGACGGCAGCGTTCGGCATCGTTTCCGCGAGCGTCTCGACCATCCCGAGAGCTTGGGGATCGTGCAATACGACGACGTCGTACTGGTCGTCGATCGCG
This region includes:
- a CDS encoding glycosyltransferase — translated: MRSPVLEDRSIAAYDSATSPGQTQQLRTLADGLADSRILHVNSTATGGGVAELLQSIVPLCSDLGVDTDWLVMDANEGFFEITKSLHNGLQGKETPLTDEMKATYRDVVERNAGAIDDQYDVVVLHDPQALGMVETLAETMPNAAVVWRCHIDLSDPSHEHLAFVSDYTERVDHAVFSRSAYESEVSVRDSSVVYPSIDPLAPKNRDLDDETITAECEQLPISFDAPLVAHVSRFDPWKDQFGTLEAYRRISERIPDLQLALVGGMAADDPEGREIYDRVAVEAADDPDVHLLADLPNTTMNVLQRRSDVVVQKSLREGFGLVVAEALWKRTPVVGSNVGGIPLQIVDGENGYLVEPDSIEALAERTEALLEDEEQRKSFGQNGREHVREGFLLPRQVADWLEVFVEFA